In Thermococcus stetteri, one genomic interval encodes:
- the cbiB gene encoding adenosylcobinamide-phosphate synthase CbiB, with amino-acid sequence MQAGLAVFILALLWDLALGEPPGKLHPVVWFGRVAGFLDSRYRRRFPVTDFIAGSFTALIVISFALMLSFSAFHAPFPLNYLLAVYFLKSSFAIRSLYEHVSRTVTEDIEEKRRAVSMIVSRDTKILDEAHLNSAAIESLAENLNDSVVAPLFYFLLFGLPGAVVYRAVNTLDAMLGYRNERYEFFGKFSARLDDVLNLIPARITALLYLPLGGGKVLEYYRLARFKLNSDKPIAAMSAVLGVWLEKQGLYRFPGREPRNEDIERALRVYWLVVGEWVLIVVMLLATGVCPCLNL; translated from the coding sequence ATGCAGGCAGGACTTGCAGTCTTCATCCTCGCGTTACTCTGGGACCTGGCACTCGGTGAGCCGCCCGGGAAGCTCCACCCCGTGGTCTGGTTCGGAAGGGTAGCAGGCTTTCTCGACTCCCGCTACAGAAGGCGTTTTCCTGTCACCGATTTCATAGCTGGCTCCTTCACAGCGCTGATTGTAATTTCCTTTGCCCTCATGCTCTCATTCTCAGCATTCCACGCTCCATTTCCACTCAACTACCTCCTTGCAGTTTACTTTCTCAAAAGCTCCTTCGCAATAAGAAGCCTCTACGAGCACGTTTCGAGGACGGTAACAGAGGACATCGAGGAGAAAAGAAGGGCCGTCTCGATGATAGTGAGCAGGGACACGAAAATCCTAGACGAGGCCCATCTGAACTCCGCTGCCATAGAGAGCCTCGCTGAGAACCTGAACGACTCCGTTGTGGCACCCCTCTTCTACTTCCTCCTGTTTGGGCTCCCGGGGGCTGTTGTTTACCGTGCCGTGAACACTCTCGACGCCATGCTCGGCTACCGAAACGAGCGCTATGAGTTCTTCGGCAAGTTTTCGGCCAGACTCGATGATGTCCTGAACTTAATCCCAGCCCGCATAACGGCGCTTCTCTACCTCCCTCTCGGCGGGGGGAAGGTTTTAGAGTACTACCGGCTGGCGAGGTTCAAGCTCAACTCTGACAAGCCGATAGCGGCGATGAGCGCAGTCCTCGGGGTGTGGCTGGAGAAACAGGGTCTCTACCGCTTCCCGGGCAGGGAGCCCAGAAACGAGGACATCGAGAGAGCCCTGAGGGTTTACTGGCTGGTGGTTGGAGAGTGGGTCTTAATCGTGGTGATGCTTCTCGCAACGGGGGTGTGTCCATGCTTGAACCTGTAG
- a CDS encoding aminotransferase class I/II-fold pyridoxal phosphate-dependent enzyme: MLEPVEFSAYHGGARKKDEGLIDFSASLNPYPPEWLDEIFERARKISDRYPYYEELEEGLSELVGEPVTVTAGITEALYLIGVLALRGRSVIIPKHTYGEYERVARIFGAKVIRGPNDPERLSQLVENGTVVFFCNPNNPDGKFYRVRELGPLIDAVEDKNALLVLDEAFIDFVERPESPEGENIVKLRTFTKSYGLPGIRIGYILGFPEAFKSVRMPWAIGSTGLAFLEFLLEERFEHLKRTMPLIWKEKRRIEKALEVRSDANFFIKYVGDAKNAVKELKRMGVLVRDCTSFGLPEYVRFSVRRPEENDVLIRAFLEALP, encoded by the coding sequence ATGCTTGAACCTGTAGAGTTCTCTGCATACCATGGTGGGGCGAGAAAGAAGGATGAGGGGCTGATAGACTTTTCAGCTTCACTAAACCCTTATCCGCCGGAGTGGCTGGATGAGATATTCGAAAGGGCCAGGAAGATAAGCGACAGGTATCCATACTACGAAGAGCTTGAGGAAGGCCTGTCCGAACTTGTAGGAGAACCCGTTACCGTAACGGCGGGCATCACAGAGGCTCTCTACCTCATTGGAGTCCTAGCGTTAAGGGGCCGGAGTGTTATAATCCCCAAACATACGTACGGCGAGTACGAACGAGTTGCGAGAATTTTTGGGGCAAAAGTCATCAGGGGGCCAAACGATCCTGAGAGGTTATCCCAGCTCGTGGAAAACGGCACCGTTGTCTTTTTCTGTAACCCCAACAACCCCGATGGGAAGTTCTACAGGGTGAGGGAGCTAGGGCCACTTATAGATGCCGTTGAAGACAAAAATGCCCTTCTCGTACTCGACGAGGCTTTCATAGACTTCGTGGAAAGACCGGAGAGCCCCGAAGGGGAGAACATAGTGAAGCTGAGAACTTTTACCAAGAGCTATGGCCTGCCCGGGATAAGAATCGGCTACATCCTGGGGTTTCCAGAGGCCTTCAAGAGCGTCAGGATGCCGTGGGCAATAGGTTCAACGGGTCTAGCGTTTCTTGAATTCCTCCTTGAGGAGAGGTTTGAGCATCTAAAGAGGACAATGCCTCTTATCTGGAAGGAGAAAAGGCGGATTGAAAAGGCCCTTGAAGTCAGGAGCGATGCGAACTTTTTCATAAAGTACGTTGGCGACGCAAAAAATGCAGTTAAGGAGCTGAAGAGAATGGGAGTACTCGTGAGAGATTGCACCAGCTTTGGCTTACCAGAATACGTCCGGTTCTCGGTCAGAAGGCCGGAAGAAAACGATGTCTTAATCCGAGCGTTTTTAGAAGCCCTGCCATAG
- a CDS encoding ABC transporter substrate-binding protein, giving the protein MKKSKLLGVLFLVAIVFVSGCIGSSSHTQNTSAPSTTLSPTQTQTETTSSSCNCPKAKPYYPITITDFAGRNVTIEKEPERIVSLAPSITETLYFLGALDRVVGVTKFDDFPPGVQEGRTAVGGFSDPNIEVIASLKPDLILGTSMHLKYLDQLEKIAPVIIIDPKNMEEVYEAIGLLGKVLNKREKADGVIQFMKAEVSSVEFRVANKTRPRVLFISWWNPLYVPGNDTFQDSLIELAGGENVFHDAKGWAQVSLEEAVARNPEIIILSAHARATIDDICNSPLANTDAVKNGGIYFVSDDNAISRPGPRLVDALKELSYFIHPEAYGYHFQPVSCPVEG; this is encoded by the coding sequence ATGAAGAAGAGCAAGCTCCTCGGAGTGCTTTTCCTCGTGGCCATTGTTTTTGTGAGCGGGTGCATAGGGAGCTCGAGCCACACCCAGAACACATCTGCACCGAGCACAACCTTAAGCCCAACCCAGACTCAAACCGAAACCACCTCAAGCTCCTGCAACTGCCCGAAGGCCAAGCCCTACTACCCGATAACCATCACCGATTTCGCCGGTAGGAACGTCACAATCGAGAAGGAACCGGAAAGGATAGTCTCCCTCGCCCCAAGCATCACTGAGACCCTCTACTTCCTCGGTGCCCTCGATAGGGTCGTCGGCGTTACTAAGTTCGACGACTTCCCGCCCGGAGTCCAAGAGGGCAGAACCGCTGTTGGCGGCTTCAGCGACCCGAACATCGAGGTAATAGCATCCCTGAAGCCTGATCTCATCTTGGGAACTTCAATGCACCTCAAGTACCTCGACCAGCTCGAGAAGATAGCTCCCGTTATAATCATAGACCCCAAGAACATGGAAGAGGTCTATGAAGCCATAGGGCTTCTCGGGAAGGTTCTCAACAAGAGAGAGAAGGCCGACGGTGTAATCCAGTTCATGAAGGCAGAGGTCAGCTCCGTTGAGTTCCGCGTCGCCAACAAGACAAGGCCCAGGGTTCTCTTCATAAGCTGGTGGAACCCGCTTTATGTCCCTGGCAACGACACATTCCAGGATTCCCTCATAGAGCTCGCCGGCGGTGAGAACGTCTTCCACGACGCTAAGGGCTGGGCACAGGTCAGCCTCGAGGAAGCCGTCGCAAGGAACCCGGAGATAATAATCCTCTCGGCCCACGCCAGGGCCACCATCGATGACATCTGCAACAGCCCGCTGGCCAACACCGACGCGGTGAAGAACGGCGGAATATACTTCGTCAGCGACGACAACGCCATCTCAAGGCCCGGGCCCAGGCTCGTTGATGCCCTCAAGGAGCTCTCCTATTTCATCCACCCTGAGGCCTACGGCTATCACTTCCAGCCCGTTTCGTGCCCAGTTGAGGGATGA
- a CDS encoding 2,3-bisphosphoglycerate-independent phosphoglycerate mutase, with protein MKKRKGLLVILDGLGDRPIKEFGGKTPLEYANTPNMDRLAKMGILGQQDPIKPGQPAGSDTAHLSIFGYDPYKVYRGRGFLEALGVGLDLDEDDLAFRVNFATIENGIITDRRAGRISTEEAHELAKAIQENVKLPVDFIFVGATGHRAVLVLKGMAKGYRVGENDPHEAGKPPHRFTWGDEESKNVAEILEEFVRQAHEVLDKHPINEKRRKEGKPVANYLLIRGAGTYPDIPMKFTEQWKVKAGAVIAVSLVKGVARAIGFNVYTPEGATGEYNTDEMAKARKVVELLKDYDFVFLHFKPTDAAGHDNNPKLKAEMIEKADRMIGYILEHVDLEDLVIAITGDHSTPCEVMNHSGDPVPVLIAGGGVRPDHTESFGERECMRGGIGRIKGHDIVPIMMDLMNRSEKFGA; from the coding sequence ATGAAGAAAAGAAAGGGACTCCTGGTAATCCTCGACGGTCTCGGCGACAGGCCGATTAAAGAGTTCGGCGGAAAGACACCGCTTGAGTACGCGAACACCCCAAACATGGACAGGCTCGCCAAGATGGGAATCCTCGGCCAGCAGGATCCGATAAAACCCGGCCAGCCTGCTGGAAGCGACACCGCTCACCTCTCGATATTCGGCTACGACCCCTACAAGGTCTACCGCGGAAGGGGCTTCCTCGAGGCTCTAGGAGTCGGTCTCGACCTCGACGAGGACGATTTGGCCTTCCGCGTGAACTTCGCCACGATTGAGAACGGGATAATAACCGACAGGAGGGCCGGAAGAATAAGCACCGAGGAGGCCCATGAGCTGGCCAAGGCAATCCAGGAGAACGTTAAGCTCCCGGTGGACTTCATCTTCGTAGGTGCGACCGGCCACAGGGCCGTTCTGGTTCTCAAGGGCATGGCGAAGGGCTACCGCGTCGGCGAGAACGACCCACACGAGGCCGGAAAGCCGCCGCACAGGTTCACCTGGGGGGACGAGGAGAGCAAGAATGTTGCCGAAATTCTTGAGGAGTTCGTTAGACAGGCACACGAAGTCCTTGACAAGCACCCAATAAACGAGAAGCGCAGAAAGGAAGGAAAGCCCGTTGCCAACTACCTCCTCATCCGCGGTGCCGGAACCTATCCGGACATACCGATGAAGTTCACCGAGCAGTGGAAGGTGAAAGCCGGAGCGGTGATAGCGGTCTCACTCGTCAAAGGTGTAGCGAGAGCGATAGGCTTCAACGTCTACACTCCCGAGGGAGCCACCGGAGAGTACAACACCGACGAGATGGCGAAGGCCAGGAAAGTCGTTGAACTGCTCAAGGACTACGACTTCGTCTTCCTGCACTTCAAGCCAACCGATGCCGCCGGCCACGACAACAACCCGAAGCTCAAGGCCGAGATGATAGAGAAGGCCGACAGGATGATAGGATACATCCTCGAGCACGTCGACCTCGAAGACCTCGTCATAGCGATAACCGGCGACCACTCGACACCGTGCGAGGTCATGAACCACAGCGGCGACCCGGTTCCAGTTCTAATAGCAGGTGGAGGAGTAAGGCCTGACCATACCGAGAGCTTCGGAGAGAGGGAGTGCATGCGCGGCGGAATCGGCAGGATAAAGGGCCACGACATAGTGCCCATAATGATGGACCTGATGAACAGGAGCGAGAAGTTCGGCGCGTGA
- a CDS encoding calcium/sodium antiporter, which yields MVAWVGSIVIGIILLVIFGDKLSDKIVEVAEKAGVSPLIISLVVISLATTLPEITTSAMASITRAEGIALGNALGSIFANIALILGLASVIKPLKAGRGAYENSLVMLASLGFLMLLSIDGTLSRLDGALLLGAYAVYLRWLYKKHFEKGREDGSERHTKATALDYALLLIYGGLMVVGARLVVYGGRNIAEALGVAEYVIGATIVAIGTSLPEMTNALYGAIRERGSISVGNIIGANIMNALVVLGLAALIRPLPTGASTLTIVLVLMAMLPMIAELRRSGSLDRKIGTYFLALYAVYLFLLFSGAKL from the coding sequence ATGGTTGCGTGGGTGGGCTCAATAGTCATTGGGATAATCCTGTTGGTTATATTTGGGGATAAGCTCTCCGATAAAATCGTTGAGGTTGCGGAAAAGGCGGGGGTTTCTCCCTTGATTATAAGCCTCGTCGTCATAAGTCTCGCAACGACCCTTCCGGAGATAACGACGAGCGCAATGGCGAGCATCACCAGGGCGGAGGGAATAGCCCTCGGAAACGCCCTCGGGAGCATCTTTGCCAACATAGCGCTGATCCTCGGCCTTGCATCGGTCATCAAGCCCCTGAAGGCCGGGAGGGGGGCTTACGAGAACTCCCTCGTAATGCTCGCTTCCCTCGGCTTCCTCATGTTGCTCTCCATTGATGGAACTCTTTCGAGGCTCGACGGCGCCCTCCTCCTCGGTGCCTATGCAGTCTATTTAAGGTGGCTCTACAAGAAGCACTTCGAAAAAGGACGCGAAGACGGCTCAGAACGCCACACCAAAGCGACGGCCCTCGACTACGCTCTGCTCCTCATATACGGTGGGCTGATGGTAGTTGGGGCAAGGCTCGTTGTTTACGGTGGCAGAAACATCGCAGAGGCCCTTGGGGTGGCGGAGTACGTTATAGGTGCCACCATTGTTGCCATCGGCACCTCCCTGCCCGAGATGACGAACGCCCTCTACGGGGCAATAAGGGAGCGCGGAAGCATAAGCGTTGGCAACATAATCGGTGCAAACATAATGAACGCCCTCGTAGTCCTCGGCCTGGCTGCCCTCATAAGACCGCTCCCTACGGGTGCATCAACTCTGACTATCGTGCTAGTTCTCATGGCAATGCTCCCGATGATAGCCGAGCTGAGGCGCTCAGGTAGTCTAGACAGAAAGATTGGGACTTACTTTTTGGCCCTCTATGCGGTGTACCTCTTCCTGCTCTTTTCGGGGGCGAAGCTCTAG
- a CDS encoding TIGR01177 family methyltransferase, with translation MLYVEILGNLPEMARDEVKAMLELGEGEIIGQDYLFLKVEAGESAFPFLDRLGLAHEYGFLLVEADSVEELLQKADGVEWPIKGAFKVDTETMANCMHDVLDLPRKLGAVIHAKGFRVNLSRPDTVVRAYCGERLYAGIRLRYFDPKDFEKRKAHHRPFFRPISLHPRVSRALVNLTKATREILDPFMGAGGILIEAGLLGLKVYGVDIRPEMVEGAEINLRHYGVRDYTLRLGDATRLEELFPDKRFEAVATDPPYGTAATLAGRKRDELYRKALKSIYNVLEDGGRLAIAFPTDFDGKAEAEGVGFKMLGRYYQRVHKSLERYFYVFEKW, from the coding sequence ATGCTGTACGTTGAAATACTCGGAAACCTACCGGAGATGGCAAGGGATGAAGTAAAAGCAATGCTGGAGCTGGGAGAAGGAGAGATCATCGGCCAGGATTATCTATTCCTCAAGGTCGAGGCTGGAGAGAGTGCCTTTCCGTTCCTCGACAGGCTTGGACTGGCCCACGAGTACGGTTTTTTACTCGTCGAGGCGGATTCCGTCGAGGAACTCCTCCAGAAGGCTGATGGAGTTGAGTGGCCGATAAAGGGGGCCTTCAAGGTCGATACCGAGACTATGGCCAACTGCATGCACGATGTTTTAGACCTTCCCAGAAAGCTGGGAGCTGTCATACACGCTAAGGGCTTTCGCGTGAACCTATCAAGGCCTGATACGGTTGTCAGAGCCTACTGCGGCGAGAGGCTCTACGCTGGAATAAGACTGAGGTATTTTGACCCGAAGGACTTTGAAAAAAGGAAGGCCCACCACAGGCCCTTCTTCAGGCCTATATCGCTCCACCCGAGGGTCTCAAGGGCGCTCGTGAACCTGACGAAGGCGACGCGGGAAATCCTCGACCCCTTCATGGGTGCCGGCGGGATACTCATCGAGGCCGGCCTGCTCGGCCTGAAGGTGTACGGCGTTGACATAAGGCCGGAGATGGTCGAGGGGGCTGAAATCAACCTCAGGCACTACGGTGTGAGAGACTACACCCTCAGGCTCGGCGATGCGACGAGACTGGAGGAGCTCTTCCCGGACAAGAGGTTCGAGGCGGTAGCGACCGACCCGCCCTACGGAACCGCCGCGACTTTAGCAGGGAGAAAGAGGGACGAGCTTTACAGGAAGGCTTTGAAGAGCATCTACAACGTGCTTGAAGACGGTGGAAGGCTGGCGATAGCGTTTCCAACGGATTTTGATGGGAAGGCGGAGGCCGAGGGTGTGGGATTCAAAATGCTCGGGCGCTACTACCAGAGGGTTCACAAGAGCCTTGAGCGGTATTTTTATGTGTTCGAGAAGTGGTAG
- a CDS encoding sulfite exporter TauE/SafE family protein, whose product MLKYIAYFGVGIFIGILAAMFGLGGGFLIVPTLNFLGVEIHHAVGTSSAAIVFTSLSAAIAYHRQGRIHYKAGLLLASTAVIGAYIGAWATSYISSSQLKVIFGVVLLLVAIRLYRKKSREPHEVELKEVKLDYKLVPVGGFVAGVASGLLGIGGGAINVPFLTYMGLPIHYAVATSSFAIVFTATSGAIKHYMLGNVEVEWLVLLVPGLIIGAQLGAKIARKTKAAHLTKAFAVVMAFLAIRMILKGLGYPVP is encoded by the coding sequence TTGCTCAAATACATCGCATACTTTGGAGTCGGTATATTCATAGGGATCCTCGCCGCTATGTTCGGCCTCGGAGGGGGCTTTCTGATAGTTCCCACCCTTAACTTCCTCGGCGTCGAGATACACCATGCCGTAGGGACTTCCAGCGCGGCGATAGTTTTCACATCCCTTAGCGCGGCTATAGCATACCACAGGCAGGGGAGGATACACTACAAGGCCGGCCTTTTGCTGGCATCAACGGCAGTCATAGGGGCCTACATCGGCGCGTGGGCGACTAGTTATATAAGTTCCTCCCAGCTGAAGGTTATCTTCGGTGTGGTGCTCCTCCTCGTGGCGATAAGGCTCTACCGGAAGAAGAGCAGGGAGCCGCACGAGGTCGAGCTGAAGGAGGTAAAGCTCGACTACAAGCTCGTCCCGGTCGGCGGCTTCGTAGCTGGAGTGGCCAGCGGGCTCCTCGGAATCGGAGGTGGAGCCATAAACGTGCCCTTCCTGACCTACATGGGCCTTCCGATACACTACGCTGTCGCGACTTCGAGCTTCGCCATAGTCTTTACGGCCACTTCGGGAGCGATAAAGCACTACATGCTCGGCAACGTCGAGGTTGAGTGGCTTGTCCTCCTAGTCCCGGGCCTGATAATCGGTGCTCAGCTCGGGGCGAAGATAGCGAGGAAGACGAAGGCGGCCCACTTGACGAAGGCCTTCGCCGTCGTGATGGCCTTTCTGGCGATAAGGATGATCCTCAAGGGGCTGGGCTATCCAGTCCCATGA
- a CDS encoding M42 family metallopeptidase, translating into MLIDELREITQIPGISGYEERVREKIAEWIEPYADYTVDTIGNLVVELGEGETKAVFMAHMDEIGLLITGIRPDGKLTFRKVGGIDDRLLYGRHFDVITENGKLDGVIGVLPVHLNLERKFETVPWHRLVIDIGADSREEAEALGVKVLDYAVFKKHFAVLNDRYVSTRSLDDRFGVVALVEAIKDLVDHDLDGKYVFAFTVQEEIGLKGAKFLAQKYSPKYAFAVDSFGCCADLTGDVKLGGGPVIRAADNSAIYTRRLARKVAEIASKNEIPLQIGVTGGGTDASVFQDKSEVLALSVPIKYLHSEVETLHIGDLEGLIKLIEAIAFEL; encoded by the coding sequence ATGCTGATTGATGAGCTGAGGGAGATAACCCAGATTCCTGGCATTTCGGGCTACGAAGAGAGGGTTAGGGAGAAGATAGCCGAGTGGATAGAGCCCTACGCCGACTACACCGTGGACACCATTGGAAACCTCGTCGTCGAGCTCGGCGAGGGCGAGACGAAGGCAGTCTTCATGGCACACATGGACGAGATAGGACTTCTTATCACAGGCATAAGGCCCGACGGGAAGCTTACCTTCAGGAAGGTCGGTGGCATCGACGACAGGCTCCTCTACGGGCGGCACTTCGACGTGATAACCGAGAACGGGAAGCTCGACGGCGTTATTGGGGTTTTGCCAGTCCACCTGAACCTTGAGAGAAAGTTCGAGACGGTTCCCTGGCACAGGCTCGTGATAGACATCGGTGCAGATAGCAGGGAGGAGGCTGAGGCACTCGGCGTCAAGGTTCTTGACTACGCCGTCTTTAAGAAGCACTTCGCCGTCCTGAACGACCGCTACGTCTCAACGCGCTCGCTTGACGATCGCTTTGGCGTCGTTGCCCTCGTCGAGGCGATAAAGGATCTTGTTGACCACGACCTAGACGGCAAGTACGTCTTTGCCTTCACCGTTCAGGAGGAAATAGGGCTTAAGGGAGCGAAGTTCTTGGCCCAGAAGTACTCTCCAAAGTACGCCTTCGCTGTTGACTCCTTCGGCTGCTGTGCCGATTTAACGGGCGACGTTAAACTCGGCGGTGGACCAGTGATAAGGGCCGCTGATAACTCGGCCATCTACACGAGAAGGCTCGCGAGAAAGGTCGCTGAAATAGCGTCGAAGAACGAAATCCCGCTCCAGATAGGAGTTACCGGAGGGGGAACGGATGCGTCAGTTTTCCAGGACAAAAGTGAGGTCTTGGCTTTGAGCGTTCCGATAAAGTACCTCCACAGCGAGGTCGAGACGCTCCACATCGGAGACCTTGAGGGGCTTATAAAGCTGATAGAGGCGATAGCTTTCGAGCTTTAG
- a CDS encoding 2-hydroxyacid dehydrogenase, with protein sequence MRPKVLVVFKMKSKPVEELKKYADVDFLLYPSVEELAEKIKDYDGLIVSPLNRVPRDVIERAERLKVISCHSAGYDHVDVEAATERGIYVTKVSGVLSEAVAEFAVGLTIALLRKFVYTDKLIRKGEWDSHAKIWSTFKDIETVYGKKVGILGMGAIGKAIARRMRAMGTEILYWSRSRKEDIEAEVGAKYLPLEEVLRESDIVILALPATPETYHIINEERLKLLEGKYLVNIGRGTLVDEEAVVRAIEKGKLKGYATDVFEKEPVTEHPLFKYEWETVLTPHHAGLSREAMEDMGFQAVKNLLAVLRGEIPKDLVNREVVKVRPPEEVKML encoded by the coding sequence ATGAGGCCGAAGGTTCTGGTCGTCTTTAAGATGAAGAGCAAGCCAGTTGAGGAGCTGAAGAAGTACGCGGACGTTGATTTTCTCCTCTACCCGAGCGTTGAGGAGCTGGCCGAGAAAATTAAGGACTACGACGGGCTTATCGTCTCTCCGCTGAACAGGGTTCCGAGAGATGTGATTGAAAGGGCCGAGAGACTCAAGGTCATAAGCTGTCATTCGGCCGGCTACGATCACGTCGATGTGGAAGCCGCGACAGAGAGAGGGATCTACGTTACCAAGGTTTCGGGCGTTCTGAGCGAGGCTGTGGCAGAGTTCGCCGTTGGCCTGACGATAGCCCTTCTCAGGAAGTTCGTCTACACTGATAAGCTAATCAGAAAGGGTGAGTGGGACAGCCACGCCAAGATATGGAGCACTTTCAAGGACATCGAGACGGTCTACGGGAAGAAGGTCGGAATCCTCGGAATGGGGGCCATTGGAAAGGCCATAGCGAGGAGAATGAGGGCAATGGGAACCGAGATACTCTACTGGTCGCGCTCGAGGAAAGAAGACATCGAAGCTGAGGTCGGGGCGAAGTACCTCCCGCTTGAAGAAGTCCTGAGGGAGAGCGATATCGTCATCCTCGCCCTACCTGCAACGCCCGAAACCTACCACATCATCAACGAGGAACGCCTGAAGCTCCTTGAGGGCAAGTACCTGGTAAACATAGGCAGGGGAACCCTCGTGGACGAGGAAGCCGTCGTCAGGGCCATCGAAAAGGGTAAACTGAAGGGCTACGCTACCGATGTGTTCGAGAAAGAGCCTGTAACGGAACACCCGCTCTTCAAGTACGAGTGGGAGACGGTCTTAACTCCACACCACGCGGGCCTGAGTAGGGAAGCGATGGAAGACATGGGCTTCCAGGCGGTGAAGAACCTTCTCGCCGTTCTGAGGGGGGAGATACCGAAAGACCTTGTGAACAGGGAAGTCGTGAAGGTTCGCCCGCCGGAAGAAGTTAAGATGCTTTGA
- the proS gene encoding proline--tRNA ligase, which translates to MAVERKKWSENFSEWYNELIETAGIQDKRYPVKGMNVWLPYGLKIMRNIERFIHAEMERTGHDEVLFPALIPETEFQKEAEHIKGFEGEVYWVTHAGHDPLDVRLILRPTSETAMYSMFSLWIRSHADLPFKIYQIVNVYRYETKHTRPLIRVREISRFFEAHTAHDSYEDAERQIKEDLEIFDNLAKFLALPYIISKRPEWDKFPGAYYSLGAEVMMPDGRTLQIGTMHNYRQNFAKAYNIQYETETGDHEYAHQTTFGMSERLLAAVIAIHGDDRGMVLPPTIAPIQVVIVPIPKKDSKADVFAYAREIAEELRTAGIRVHVDERDIRPGRKYYDWELKGIPLRIEVGPRDVEGKKAVLARRDTLEKTTVKRENIVEEVRETLDAIHENLYQRAKEFLEGHIKRVETIEEAKAVFEDRRGIVEVPWCGEEECGLKMEEELEAKMLGIPYPEEKAKAPEGKKCPVCGREAKFIARFARTY; encoded by the coding sequence ATGGCGGTTGAGAGGAAGAAGTGGAGCGAGAATTTCAGCGAGTGGTACAACGAGCTGATCGAAACTGCTGGAATACAGGACAAGCGCTACCCGGTCAAGGGTATGAACGTCTGGCTCCCGTACGGGCTTAAGATTATGCGCAACATAGAGCGCTTCATCCACGCCGAGATGGAGAGAACGGGCCACGATGAAGTTCTATTCCCGGCGCTCATCCCTGAAACCGAGTTCCAGAAGGAGGCCGAGCACATAAAGGGCTTTGAGGGAGAGGTTTACTGGGTGACCCACGCCGGCCACGACCCGCTCGATGTCAGGCTCATTCTCCGCCCAACGAGCGAGACGGCAATGTACTCGATGTTCTCACTCTGGATAAGGTCTCACGCTGACCTGCCCTTCAAGATATACCAGATCGTCAACGTCTACCGCTACGAGACCAAGCACACGAGGCCGCTAATCAGGGTTAGAGAGATCAGCAGGTTCTTTGAGGCCCACACGGCCCACGACAGCTACGAGGATGCGGAGAGGCAGATAAAGGAAGACCTTGAGATATTCGACAACCTCGCGAAGTTCCTCGCGCTTCCGTACATCATATCCAAGCGCCCGGAGTGGGACAAGTTCCCGGGAGCTTACTACTCCCTCGGCGCTGAGGTCATGATGCCCGACGGCAGGACGCTTCAGATAGGCACGATGCACAACTACAGGCAGAACTTCGCCAAGGCCTACAACATCCAGTACGAGACTGAAACGGGTGACCACGAGTACGCCCACCAGACGACCTTCGGAATGAGCGAGAGGCTCCTCGCGGCGGTCATAGCAATCCACGGCGACGACAGGGGAATGGTGCTCCCGCCGACGATAGCGCCGATACAGGTCGTCATCGTTCCGATACCCAAAAAGGACAGCAAAGCAGACGTTTTCGCCTACGCTAGGGAGATAGCCGAGGAGCTTAGAACCGCCGGAATCAGAGTCCACGTTGACGAGCGCGACATAAGGCCCGGAAGGAAGTACTACGACTGGGAGCTCAAGGGCATCCCGCTCAGGATAGAGGTCGGCCCGAGGGACGTGGAAGGAAAGAAGGCCGTCCTAGCCAGAAGGGACACCCTCGAAAAGACGACCGTCAAGAGGGAAAACATCGTCGAGGAGGTCAGGGAGACCCTCGATGCAATTCATGAGAACCTCTACCAGAGGGCGAAGGAGTTCCTTGAGGGCCACATCAAGCGCGTTGAGACTATCGAGGAGGCAAAAGCTGTCTTTGAGGACAGGCGCGGAATCGTCGAGGTCCCCTGGTGCGGCGAGGAGGAGTGCGGCCTCAAGATGGAGGAAGAGCTCGAGGCGAAGATGCTCGGAATCCCGTATCCGGAGGAGAAGGCGAAGGCTCCTGAGGGCAAGAAGTGCCCGGTCTGTGGCAGAGAAGCGAAGTTCATCGCGAGGTTCGCGAGGACTTACTGA